The Echeneis naucrates chromosome 10, fEcheNa1.1, whole genome shotgun sequence genome has a window encoding:
- the psd2 gene encoding PH and SEC7 domain-containing protein 2 isoform X1 codes for MWKEEYDVHFDFLLHLLDANLTDVLSDSEECDLGSLERLERGSTDTLANGCRADCEAAKRLAKRLYHLEGFKRCDVARHLGKNNEFSQLVASEYLSFFDFSGLSLDRALRNFLKAFPLMGETQERERVLVHFSRRFCHCNPQTPTSEGQSHEDDDGDSKYDGAHTLTCALMLLNTDLHGHNIGKKMSCQQFISNLDGLNNGKDFPKDLLKVLYNSIKNEKLEWAVEEEELRKSLSELVEEQCEGGNKRVARVTDGSNPFIAIPILLNAVTYKHGVLTRKSHADMDGKRTPRGRRGWKKFYAVLKGMILYLQKDEYKPDTDISEVDLKNAVRIHHALATRATDYSKRANVLKLKTSDWRVYLLQAPSEEEMMSWIFRINLVAALFSAPAFPAAIGSMKKFCRPILPSSSTRLNQEEQLLSHESKLKQMSLELEEHRKNPPSVDPKSRDWEEYRLKEHYLTYEKTRYETYISLLQAKIRAETDDLEKIEASVMGGLIMEGGLAGRECHLRKTQSSPSISQTHSGLNGRATECTAQGQRS; via the exons ATGTGGAAAGAAGAATATGATGTTCACTTCGACTTTTTGTTGCATCTCCT tgaTGCCAACCTCACAGACGTGCTGTCTGACTCAGAGGAGTGCGATCTGGGCAGTCTGGAGCGTTTGGAGCGCGGCAGCACCGACACTCTGGCCAATGGCTGCCGAGCAGACTGTGAGGCCGCCAAGAGGCTGGCCAAGCGCCTTTATCACCTCGAGGGCTTCAAGCGCTGTGATGTGGCCAGACATCTGGGCAAGAA taaCGAGTTTAGCCAGTTGGTGGCATCAGAGTACCTGAGTTTCTTTGATTTCTCTGGCCTGTCGCTGGATCGAGCCCTGAG GAACTTCCTAAAGGCCTTTCCACTGATGGGAGAGacccaggagagagagagggtccTGGTCCATTTCTCCAGACGCTTCTGCCACTGCAACCCCCAGACACCCACCTCTGAAGGTCAGAGccatgaggatgatgatggtgatagcAAATATG ATGGAGCCCACACATTAACCTGTGCGCTCATGCTGCTTAACACCGATCTACATGGGCAT AACATCGGGAAGAAGATGTCTTGCCAGCAGTTTATTAGTAACCTAGATGGCCTCAACAATGGCAAAGATTTTCCAAAAGACCTATTAAAG GTCTTGTATAACTCAATCAAGAATGAGAAACTTGAGTGGGCAGT tgaggaggaggagctgaggaagagtctgtcagagctggtggaggagcaATGTGAGGGCGGGAATAAACGTGTTGCCAGGGTAACTGACGGCAGTAACCCTTTCATCGCTATTCCTATTCTGTTAAATGCTGTCACCTACAAACATGGAGTGTTGACCCGTAAGAGCCATGCGGACATGGATGGCAAACGCA CCCCAAGAGGTCGCCGTGGTTGGAAGAAGTTCTATGCGGTTCTGAAGGGGATGATCTTGTATCTCCAGAAG GATGAGTACAAGCCTGACACTGACATTTCAGAAGTGGACTTGAAGAACGCAGTGCGGATCCATCATGCTTTAGCCACTCGTGCCACTGACTACAGCAAGAGAGCCAACGTATTGAAGCTCAAAACCTCAGACTGGAGAGTCTATCTGCTGCAGGCACC gagtgaggaggagatgatgtCTTGGATCTTTCGGATAAACCTGGTGGCAGCGCTGTTCTCCGCTCCAGCCTTCCCTGCTGCCATCGGTTCAATGAAAAAATTCTGTAGGCCCATCCTTCCATCCTCATCTACCAGACTTAAccag gaggagcagctgctgagTCATGAGAGCAAACTAAAACAGATGagcctggagctggaggagcacCGGAAAAACCCACCCTCAGTCGACCCTAAAAGCCGTGACTGGGAGGAGTACCGGCTCAAAGAACACTACCTAACATATGAG AAGACTCGGTATGAGACGTACATCAGCCTCCTGCAAGCCAAAATCCGTGCTGAGACGGATGACCTTGAGAAGATTGAGGCAAGCGTGATGGGAGGCCTGATCATGGAGGGTGGGCTGGCAGGCCGAGAGTGCCACCTCCGCAAGACGCAGTCCTCCCCTTCCATCAGCCAGACACATAGTGGGTTGAACGGGAGGGCCACTGAATGCACCGCCCAAGGacagaggagctga
- the psd2 gene encoding PH and SEC7 domain-containing protein 2 isoform X2 — translation MWKEEYDVHFDFLLHLLDANLTDVLSDSEECDLGSLERLERGSTDTLANGCRADCEAAKRLAKRLYHLEGFKRCDVARHLGKNNEFSQLVASEYLSFFDFSGLSLDRALRNFLKAFPLMGETQERERVLVHFSRRFCHCNPQTPTSEDGAHTLTCALMLLNTDLHGHNIGKKMSCQQFISNLDGLNNGKDFPKDLLKVLYNSIKNEKLEWAVEEEELRKSLSELVEEQCEGGNKRVARVTDGSNPFIAIPILLNAVTYKHGVLTRKSHADMDGKRTPRGRRGWKKFYAVLKGMILYLQKDEYKPDTDISEVDLKNAVRIHHALATRATDYSKRANVLKLKTSDWRVYLLQAPSEEEMMSWIFRINLVAALFSAPAFPAAIGSMKKFCRPILPSSSTRLNQEEQLLSHESKLKQMSLELEEHRKNPPSVDPKSRDWEEYRLKEHYLTYEKTRYETYISLLQAKIRAETDDLEKIEASVMGGLIMEGGLAGRECHLRKTQSSPSISQTHSGLNGRATECTAQGQRS, via the exons ATGTGGAAAGAAGAATATGATGTTCACTTCGACTTTTTGTTGCATCTCCT tgaTGCCAACCTCACAGACGTGCTGTCTGACTCAGAGGAGTGCGATCTGGGCAGTCTGGAGCGTTTGGAGCGCGGCAGCACCGACACTCTGGCCAATGGCTGCCGAGCAGACTGTGAGGCCGCCAAGAGGCTGGCCAAGCGCCTTTATCACCTCGAGGGCTTCAAGCGCTGTGATGTGGCCAGACATCTGGGCAAGAA taaCGAGTTTAGCCAGTTGGTGGCATCAGAGTACCTGAGTTTCTTTGATTTCTCTGGCCTGTCGCTGGATCGAGCCCTGAG GAACTTCCTAAAGGCCTTTCCACTGATGGGAGAGacccaggagagagagagggtccTGGTCCATTTCTCCAGACGCTTCTGCCACTGCAACCCCCAGACACCCACCTCTGAAG ATGGAGCCCACACATTAACCTGTGCGCTCATGCTGCTTAACACCGATCTACATGGGCAT AACATCGGGAAGAAGATGTCTTGCCAGCAGTTTATTAGTAACCTAGATGGCCTCAACAATGGCAAAGATTTTCCAAAAGACCTATTAAAG GTCTTGTATAACTCAATCAAGAATGAGAAACTTGAGTGGGCAGT tgaggaggaggagctgaggaagagtctgtcagagctggtggaggagcaATGTGAGGGCGGGAATAAACGTGTTGCCAGGGTAACTGACGGCAGTAACCCTTTCATCGCTATTCCTATTCTGTTAAATGCTGTCACCTACAAACATGGAGTGTTGACCCGTAAGAGCCATGCGGACATGGATGGCAAACGCA CCCCAAGAGGTCGCCGTGGTTGGAAGAAGTTCTATGCGGTTCTGAAGGGGATGATCTTGTATCTCCAGAAG GATGAGTACAAGCCTGACACTGACATTTCAGAAGTGGACTTGAAGAACGCAGTGCGGATCCATCATGCTTTAGCCACTCGTGCCACTGACTACAGCAAGAGAGCCAACGTATTGAAGCTCAAAACCTCAGACTGGAGAGTCTATCTGCTGCAGGCACC gagtgaggaggagatgatgtCTTGGATCTTTCGGATAAACCTGGTGGCAGCGCTGTTCTCCGCTCCAGCCTTCCCTGCTGCCATCGGTTCAATGAAAAAATTCTGTAGGCCCATCCTTCCATCCTCATCTACCAGACTTAAccag gaggagcagctgctgagTCATGAGAGCAAACTAAAACAGATGagcctggagctggaggagcacCGGAAAAACCCACCCTCAGTCGACCCTAAAAGCCGTGACTGGGAGGAGTACCGGCTCAAAGAACACTACCTAACATATGAG AAGACTCGGTATGAGACGTACATCAGCCTCCTGCAAGCCAAAATCCGTGCTGAGACGGATGACCTTGAGAAGATTGAGGCAAGCGTGATGGGAGGCCTGATCATGGAGGGTGGGCTGGCAGGCCGAGAGTGCCACCTCCGCAAGACGCAGTCCTCCCCTTCCATCAGCCAGACACATAGTGGGTTGAACGGGAGGGCCACTGAATGCACCGCCCAAGGacagaggagctga
- the purab gene encoding transcriptional activator protein Pur-alpha, producing MADRDSGSDHGGPTAGPGSLPPGAMGAMSRLQHDTEELASKRVDIQNKRFYLDVKQNVKGRFLKIAEVGAGGNKSRLTLSMSVAVEFRDYLGDFIEHYAQLGPTNPDMVQDEPRRALKSEFLVRENRKYYMDLKENQRGRFLRIRQTVNRGPGLGSAQGQTIALPAQGLIEFRDALAKLIDDYGVDEEPAELPEGTSLTVDNKRFFFDVGSNKYGVFMRVSEVKPTYRNSITVPCKVWSKFGNTFCKYADEMRKIQERSREKRASELLPEGPHGGDDGDDD from the coding sequence ATGGCGGACAGAGACAGTGGCAGTGACCACGGAGGGCCCACCGCAGGCCCCGGTTCGCTGCCCCCGGGTGCGATGGGCGCCATGTCCCGGCTGCAGCATGACACCGAAGAGCTCGCCTCCAAGCGTGTCGACATCCAGAACAAGCGCTTCTACCTTGACGTTAAGCAGAATGTTAAAGGCCGCTTCCTAAAGATAGCCGAGGTCGGGGCTGGGGGAAACAAGAGCCGCCTCACTCTCTCCATGTCGGTCGCCGTGGAGTTCCGCGATTATCTTGGGGATTTTATCGAACATTACGCCCAGCTGGGCCCGACCAACCCGGACATGGTGCAGGATGAGCCCCGGCGGGCGCTCAAGAGCGAATTTCTAGTTCGAGAGAATCGGAAATATTACATGGATCTGAAAGAGAACCAGAGGGGGCGGTTTCTGAGGATCCGACAGACCGTTAATCGGGGGCCCGGTTTGGGAAGCGCGCAAGGCCAGACCATCGCTCTGCCTGCGCAGGGTCTCATCGAGTTCCGCGACGCTTTAGCCAAACTCATCGACGACTACGGCGTGGATGAGGAGCCGGCGGAGCTCCCGGAGGGCACCTCGCTCACGGTTGACAACAAGCGCTTCTTCTTTGACGTGGGCTCCAATAAGTACGGCGTCTTCATGCGGGTCAGCGAGGTGAAGCCCACGTACCGGAATTCCATTACGGTTCCGTGCAAAGTGTGGTCCAAATTCGGCAACACCTTCTGTAAATACGCGGATGAGATGAGGAAGATCCAGGAGAGGAGTAGAGAGAAACGGGCCTCCGAACTGCTACCTGAGGGCCCGCACGGCGGAGATGACGGCGACGATGACTGA